Proteins encoded within one genomic window of Brachyhypopomus gauderio isolate BG-103 unplaced genomic scaffold, BGAUD_0.2 sc259, whole genome shotgun sequence:
- the LOC143504315 gene encoding zinc finger BED domain-containing protein 4-like, with protein MNFVIQSLQPFSVVDQPSFQELLKDLQPNAPLMSRTTLRRRIDDAALDMKRNIKEAMSTVSVIATTTDCWSTRRRGFLGVTAHWLDPSTLERCSVALACRQLKGSHTFDVLGSSLNEIHSEFGIQHKIVRTTTDNGSNFLKAFRMYGEQDENNNATVSDESEDDGEEMGDEDQHLEGEVDFVDATAILNEDDGLQFQLPKHHRCACHLLNLVSTVDAEKATSNDSYKRLSRSTFSKCYALWNKCGRATTAAEMVEDVCKIQLIRPNATRWNSLLLAVERILRIVKDQGEGALRTLFTALKLPMLSSVEIAFLEEYARTMGPMSKALNILQGESNVQMGWLLPTLTLLITKLNKIRITSRYCKPLVDAVQEGLQHRFADMLVEPEFIAAAILVPKFKTSWTCDEDLIQRGMDYIKGHLEEDSAHLSPANGSSESDDEDFFASFKKSAGQEGVKQLEGYLASKIDHKDVLKSYPAVCKLSLKLNTALPASAACERLFSTAGLIFSPRRARLDAKNFENQLLLKRNRKFLS; from the exons ATGAATTTCGTGATTCAGAGTCTCCAGCCCTTCAGCGTGGTGGACCAGCCATCCTTTCAGGAGCTTCTGAAAGATCTTCAGCCCAATGCCCCTCTAATGTCAAGAACAACGTTGCGAAGAAGGATTGATGACGCCGCACTTGACATGAAGAGGAACATCAAAGAAGCAATGTCCACAGTCAGTGTCATTGCTACAACAACAGACTGTTGGAGCACAAGGCGAAGGGGTTTTTTAGGAGTGACTGCCCACTGGCTGGACCCCAGTACCCTGGAGAGATGCTCTGTTGCACTTGCATGCAGACAACTGAAAGGCTCACACACTTTTGATGTCCTGGGAAGTTCACTAAATGAGATCCACTCTGAATTTGGCATACAACACAAAATTGTCAGAACAACGACAGATAATGGTTCAAATTTTTTGAAGGCATTCCGAATGTATGGAGAACAGGATGAAAACAACAATGCCACTGTTTCAGATGAGTCTGAAGATGATGGGGAGGAGATGGGTGATGAAGACCAACATTTGGAAGGTGAAGTGGATTTTGTCGACGCCACAGCCATCTTAAATGAAGATGACGGCCTGCAATTTCAGCTCCCAAAACATCACAGATGCGCCTGCCACCTGCTAAATCTGGTCTCCACAGTGGATGCCGAAAAGGCAACTTCAAATGATTCGTACAAACGGCTGTCAAGATCAACATTTTCAAAATGTTATGCACTGTGGAATAAGTGCGGACGAGCTACAACTGCTGCAGAGATGGTGGAAGATGTGTGCAAAATTCAGCTAATTCGTCCCAAtgcaacaaggtggaattcattgCTTCTTGCAGTCGAGAGAATCCTGCGCATTGTGAAAGATCAGGGAGAGGGAGCTCTGAGGACCCTATTCACTGCACTCAAGTTGCCCAT GTTGAGCTCAGTTGAAATAGCCTTTCTGGAGGAGTATGCCAGAACCATGGGACCAATGAGCAAAGCCCTCAACATTCTTCAAGGAGAAAGTAATGTTCAGATGGGATGGCTCCTGCCTACTTTGACGCTCCTCATCACAAAGCTCAACAAAATCCGCATCACTAGCAGATACTGCAAGCCATTGGTGGATGCCGTTCAAGAGGGCCTGCAGCACCGCTTTGCAGACATGCTTGTGGAACCTGAATTCATTGCTGCTGCCATCCTTGTCCCAAAGTTTAAGACATCGTGGACGTGTGACGAAGACCTCATACAACGAG gcatgGATTACATCAAGGGCCATCTGGAAGAAGACTCTGCCCACCTGTCCCCAGCTAATGGTTCCAGTGAATCGGATGATGAGGACTTCTTTGCTAGCTTCAAGAAGTCTGCTGGTCAAGAAGGTGTGAAGCAATTGGAGGGTTACCTTGCCTCAAAGATTGACCACAAGGATGTACTGAAGTCGTACCCTGCTGTATGCAAGCTGTCTTTGAAGCTTAACACGGCCTTGCCTGCATCAGCAGCGTGTGAGCGCCTGTTCAGTACAGCAGGGCTCATTTTCAGTCCTAGGCGAGCACGGCTAGATGCAAAAAATTTTGAAAACCAGCTCTTACTGAAGAGGAACAGAAAGTTTTTGAGTTGA